In Calditrichota bacterium, the genomic window ATCGAAGAGCGTCATTGAAAAGATCTGGACCGACCCAAGCAGACCGAACGACAACGCTGAAGGTATGCCGAGAATGAAAATCACCAAACCGACGGTCACCGTTGACCGCCGGCGGCTCCAGCCCTTCTGATCGACCAGATAAGCCGTAACCACTTCCAGGAGCGAGATGCCCGAAGTTAAAGCGGCTATCGCGAGAAGTATGAAGAAGAGTATTCCGACTGCATACCCTCCCGGCATCACAGCAAAGATCGCCGGTAGGACATTGAAGACGAGCCCCGGCCCGGCGCCGGGTTCAAAACCGAGCGCGAAGACGGCGGTAAAGATTGCTACCCCCGCCATCAACGCCACCAGCGTGTCCGTTACGATGATCCAGAGCGCGCTCCGGATTAGATCTTCATCCGACTTCAAATAGGAGCCGTAGGTGAGCATCGCGCCCATTCCAAGCGAAAGCGTAAAAAATGCGTGTCCCATCGCGACCAGCATGCCGGTGCCGGTCAGTTTGCTGAAGTCGGGCTTGAACAGGAATGCTATGCCGGACATCGCGCTGCCGGCACCATCGGCGCCTTTGAGGGTAATCCCGCGCAGGACGAGCAGAACGATTATAACAAACAAAGCCGGCATCAGAACCCGATTCCAACGTTCGAGGCCCTGATTGACCCCCCGCATAACCACAACGACACAGAGACCCATAAACAATAAGTGGGTCAGGATCGGCCATAAAGGGTCGGCAACATAGGCTCCAAAAGCCTCACCAGCAATCTGCGGCGAATGGAATCCGGCAAAGCCTCCGGCAGCGGCTTTATAGATGTAGGCGAGCGTCCAGCCGGCAACGACACTGTAATAGGAGAGAATCACAAACCCGGCCAGGACTCCCAAGCCACCAATCAACGGCCAGGCCGACCCGGGGGCTAATTTCCGGAACGCACCGACCGGGTTCAACTGGGTCTTGCGTCCAACGGCAAACTCGATCAGCATCACCGGCAGGCCGATGATCAGGATCGAAACAAGATACCATAGGACAAAGGCCGCTCCGCCATACATCCCGGTGATGAACGGGAACTTCCAGACGTTGCCGAGTCCGACTGCCGAGCCTGCCGCCGCCAGCACAAAGCCGGCCCTGGTCCCCCAGTGTTCACGACCTTCATTCGTCACTCACCTACCTCTATAGTCTGAGGCACTCCGGCCTCGGTTGGCGATTCTGAATAATATCGGTGATCGCAGGCGGGAATGCAAGAAACGAATCTCGGCACCCTCAGCGCCGAGGCAAGCCCTCAGAGGTTAGACGCCAAGTATTTGGCAGGCGTAGCGGCGGATTCCAATCCGCCGACACCAATCAACCGATTATGGGCGATTCGGATATCGCCCCTACGCGATACTTGCAATGCCATATCTCGCTGCTTGAGGTAACTTGATATTAATCGAATAGCGTCCATTCGATACCCCAGTATTCTTCCCGGTGCATCATCCGGTAGTAGGGCACGAGATGGTAGGGAAAGGCGCCGATGTTGTGGATGGCATAGTAAAAATTGAATTGCTTGATCCGGCCGGTGAAGCGAAGGTCGATGGGATAGGCGTCGCCGAGCCGTTGGTCGCGAGGGGCAAGGCGGCTCTCGAAACGACTGAATACCTGACCGGATAGAGCGATGTCGGCTTCGAAGACTTCGTTCCAGTAGGTCTCATGCCAGCCCGCTTCCCATATTGCCCGGAAGCGCGGTTCGGGGAGCGGACGGTGTAAGGTTCGGACATCATCATACAGATGTTTCGGCTCGGAAACTGCAATCTGTATCGCCGCCACTCTCGCGCGCCACTGTTCGTGCATCCAGCGATGCTGCGCCTGCCACCCAAAGGCGTCCCTCTGTCCTATAATCAATGGCTTGATGACAGCATCGGGAGTCTCTTCCCAGATGAT contains:
- a CDS encoding sodium-dependent transporter, with the translated sequence MTNEGREHWGTRAGFVLAAAGSAVGLGNVWKFPFITGMYGGAAFVLWYLVSILIIGLPVMLIEFAVGRKTQLNPVGAFRKLAPGSAWPLIGGLGVLAGFVILSYYSVVAGWTLAYIYKAAAGGFAGFHSPQIAGEAFGAYVADPLWPILTHLLFMGLCVVVVMRGVNQGLERWNRVLMPALFVIIVLLVLRGITLKGADGAGSAMSGIAFLFKPDFSKLTGTGMLVAMGHAFFTLSLGMGAMLTYGSYLKSDEDLIRSALWIIVTDTLVALMAGVAIFTAVFALGFEPGAGPGLVFNVLPAIFAVMPGGYAVGILFFILLAIAALTSGISLLEVVTAYLVDQKGWSRRRSTVTVGLVIFILGIPSALSFGLLGSVQIFSMTLFDFFDYLSFKYMLPLGGLLMVFFTLLRWKPKSLLDELSRGRRGLTIKAGAASVLLIISAVFVAITFVAGLMGRN